From Skermanella sp. TT6, a single genomic window includes:
- the fixJ gene encoding response regulator FixJ, with translation MMPEHGRPGTVVVVDDDDAVRDSLQILLESAGFTVEAFASPVEFLASPAPAEAGCLLVDVRMPEMDGIQVQETLNAGNSQLPVIVMTGHADVPLAVRAMKAGAVDFVEKPFDDEAIIETVRRALQLRPAANPEVAQRIAQLTPREREVLEGLVAGHANKVIAYELDISPRTVEIHRARVMEKMQARSLSQLVRMALEAGIAPPGA, from the coding sequence ATGATGCCTGAACACGGTCGGCCGGGAACCGTCGTAGTGGTCGACGACGACGACGCGGTCCGCGACTCCCTTCAGATCCTGCTCGAATCCGCCGGATTCACGGTGGAAGCCTTCGCCTCCCCGGTGGAATTCCTCGCCTCGCCGGCCCCGGCCGAGGCCGGCTGCCTGCTGGTCGATGTCCGGATGCCGGAGATGGACGGCATCCAGGTGCAGGAGACGCTGAACGCCGGCAACAGCCAGCTTCCCGTCATCGTCATGACCGGCCACGCCGACGTTCCCCTGGCGGTCCGGGCGATGAAGGCGGGGGCGGTCGATTTCGTCGAGAAGCCGTTCGACGACGAGGCGATCATCGAGACCGTGCGCCGCGCCCTCCAGCTCCGCCCCGCCGCGAACCCGGAGGTCGCCCAGCGGATCGCGCAGCTTACCCCGCGCGAGCGCGAGGTGCTGGAAGGGCTGGTGGCCGGCCATGCCAACAAGGTGATCGCGTACGAGCTGGACATCAGCCCGCGCACGGTGGAGATCCATCGGGCGCGGGTGATGGAGAAGATGCAGGCCCGGAGCCTGTCCCAGCTTGTCCGGATGGCGCTGGAGGCCGGCATCGCGCCGCCGGGGGCGTGA
- a CDS encoding PAS domain-containing sensor histidine kinase codes for MDKHPIPAADDDKLRALIDTAPDGIVIIDRFGSIQTCNSAGLRLFGYAPEEVLGRNVRMLMPDPYREEHDGYLRNYRETGHRKIIGIGREVQGRRKDGSVFPMELSVGEAGADEDRIFIGIIRDITERKQQEAVLRERKARLTSILETVPDAIIVIDQHGIIESFSPAAERLFGYAPAEAVGRNVSMLMPAPYRAAHDGYMDHYLTTGEKRIIGIGRVVVGQRADGTTFPMDLAVGEVTLAGRRLFTGFVRDLTEHQHAEKRLQDLQSELLHVSRFSAMGQMSSTLAHELNQPLTAITNYVKACRRMMDAAEHKPGVKVLETMDKAVAQATRAGQIIRRMRDFIEKGQTDRTAEPINKVIEEASALALVGAKQENIRVHFDLAPDAPAVWIDKIQIQQVVLNLVRNAMESLALSPVRDLTIATAITHDDLVEVCVSDTGPGLAPVVAANLFQPFVTTKEKGMGLGLSICRSIIDAHGGRLWVTPNPGGGVTFHFTVEVARPENSDDA; via the coding sequence GTGGACAAGCACCCAATTCCCGCAGCAGACGACGACAAGCTGCGCGCCCTGATCGACACCGCCCCCGACGGCATCGTGATCATCGACCGGTTCGGCAGCATCCAGACCTGCAATTCGGCCGGCCTGCGGCTGTTCGGCTATGCCCCGGAGGAGGTGCTGGGCCGGAACGTCAGGATGCTGATGCCCGACCCCTACCGGGAGGAGCACGACGGCTACCTGCGGAACTATCGGGAGACGGGCCACCGCAAGATCATCGGCATCGGGCGCGAGGTCCAGGGCCGGCGCAAGGACGGATCGGTCTTCCCGATGGAGCTGTCGGTCGGCGAGGCCGGGGCGGACGAGGACCGCATCTTCATCGGCATCATCCGCGACATCACCGAGCGCAAGCAGCAGGAGGCCGTCCTGCGCGAGCGCAAGGCCCGGCTCACCTCCATCCTGGAGACGGTGCCCGACGCGATCATCGTGATCGACCAGCACGGCATCATCGAGTCGTTCAGTCCTGCCGCGGAACGGCTGTTCGGCTACGCCCCGGCGGAAGCCGTGGGGCGCAATGTCAGCATGCTGATGCCGGCCCCTTACCGCGCCGCCCACGACGGCTACATGGACCATTACCTGACGACCGGGGAGAAGCGGATCATCGGGATCGGCCGGGTGGTCGTCGGCCAGCGGGCGGACGGCACCACCTTCCCGATGGACCTGGCGGTGGGCGAGGTCACCCTGGCGGGACGCCGGCTGTTCACCGGATTCGTCCGCGACCTGACGGAGCACCAGCACGCCGAGAAGCGGTTGCAGGACCTTCAGTCGGAGCTGCTGCACGTCTCCCGCTTCAGCGCCATGGGCCAGATGTCCTCGACCCTGGCCCACGAGCTGAACCAGCCCCTGACCGCCATCACCAACTATGTCAAGGCGTGCCGCCGCATGATGGACGCGGCGGAGCACAAGCCGGGCGTGAAGGTGCTGGAGACCATGGACAAGGCGGTCGCCCAGGCGACCCGCGCCGGGCAGATCATCCGCCGCATGCGGGACTTCATCGAGAAGGGCCAGACCGACCGCACGGCCGAGCCGATCAACAAGGTGATCGAGGAGGCGAGCGCCCTTGCGCTGGTGGGCGCCAAGCAGGAGAATATCCGGGTACACTTCGACCTCGCGCCGGACGCGCCGGCGGTCTGGATCGACAAGATCCAGATCCAGCAGGTGGTCCTGAACCTGGTGCGGAACGCCATGGAGTCGCTTGCCCTGAGCCCCGTCCGCGACCTGACCATCGCCACGGCGATTACCCACGACGACCTGGTCGAGGTCTGCGTGAGCGATACCGGGCCGGGCCTGGCCCCGGTGGTGGCGGCCAACCTGTTCCAGCCCTTCGTGACCACCAAGGAGAAGGGAATGGGCCTGGGCCTGTCGATCTGCCGCTCGATCATAGATGCCCATGGCGGGCGCCTGTGGGTCACGCCCAACCCGGGAGGGGGCGTGACCTTCCACTTCACGGTGGAGGTTGCCCGCCCGGAGAACTCGGATGATGCCTGA
- a CDS encoding TRAP transporter substrate-binding protein, which produces MKVTYWMAGALALALTAGSALTGAARAETTLQLGHPTAATSHYGVAASTLADELSRRSNGKFKVVSTPNGAEREMIESAQIGTLDLVVTSTGPVGNFVPEVAVVDIPFLFKDYDHARAVLDGPIGQDMLKLFPDKGIVALAWGENGFRHITNSKRPINDPADAKGLKVRTMENQVHMTAFRQLGVLPTPMAFTEVFTALQQGTVDGQENPIPVITASKFAQVQKYLTLTGHVYSPAMILMARSTFDGLTAEEQQMFRDSAAVAAKAMREKVAAVESNGVDELRKAGMEVITDVDRTKFQQALEPAYAEYSKRFGKENIDRIRNYTP; this is translated from the coding sequence ATGAAGGTAACATATTGGATGGCCGGTGCCCTGGCCCTCGCGCTCACGGCGGGGTCGGCCCTGACGGGGGCCGCCCGGGCGGAGACGACGCTCCAGCTCGGCCACCCCACGGCCGCCACCTCGCACTACGGCGTGGCGGCGTCCACCCTGGCCGACGAGCTGTCCCGGCGCAGCAACGGCAAGTTCAAGGTCGTCTCCACGCCCAACGGCGCTGAGCGCGAGATGATCGAGAGCGCCCAGATCGGCACGCTCGACCTGGTGGTCACCTCGACCGGCCCGGTCGGCAACTTCGTGCCGGAAGTGGCCGTGGTGGATATCCCGTTCCTGTTCAAGGACTATGACCACGCCCGCGCCGTGCTCGACGGGCCGATCGGCCAGGACATGCTCAAGCTGTTCCCGGACAAGGGGATCGTGGCGCTGGCCTGGGGCGAGAACGGCTTCCGCCACATCACCAACAGCAAGCGCCCGATCAACGATCCGGCCGACGCCAAGGGGCTGAAGGTCCGCACCATGGAGAACCAGGTGCACATGACCGCCTTCCGCCAGCTCGGCGTTCTGCCGACGCCGATGGCCTTCACGGAGGTGTTCACCGCCCTCCAGCAGGGCACCGTGGACGGGCAGGAGAACCCGATCCCGGTCATCACCGCGTCCAAGTTCGCCCAGGTCCAGAAGTACCTGACGCTGACCGGCCACGTCTATTCCCCGGCCATGATCCTGATGGCGCGCTCGACCTTCGACGGGCTGACCGCCGAGGAGCAGCAGATGTTCCGCGACTCGGCCGCCGTCGCCGCCAAGGCGATGCGGGAGAAGGTCGCCGCGGTCGAGTCCAACGGGGTGGACGAGCTGCGCAAGGCCGGGATGGAGGTCATCACCGACGTCGACCGCACCAAGTTCCAGCAGGCGCTGGAGCCGGCCTACGCGGAATACTCCAAGCGGTTCGGCAAGGAGAACATCGACCGCATCCGCAACTACACGCCCTGA
- a CDS encoding TRAP transporter small permease has protein sequence MIRIFLAIEGAVNRVIGHAAAACLVVAAASAFYQVVTRFVFEQPSTWSEALTRTCLIWMVFLGITIAFRHGALVAVDLAYRAASGPWRTALRGFITLNSLALLGVILWFGVQMAWRVRFQTLAGLEISIAWAYAALPVGAFFSLLAVVAHYFDRRDVELKGAAG, from the coding sequence ATGATCCGGATCTTCCTGGCGATCGAGGGGGCGGTCAACCGGGTGATCGGGCACGCCGCCGCCGCCTGCCTGGTGGTGGCGGCGGCGTCCGCCTTCTACCAGGTCGTCACCCGCTTCGTCTTCGAGCAGCCCTCGACCTGGTCGGAGGCGCTCACCCGCACCTGCCTGATCTGGATGGTGTTCCTGGGCATCACGATCGCCTTCCGGCACGGCGCGCTGGTGGCGGTCGATCTCGCCTACAGGGCGGCTTCCGGCCCCTGGCGAACCGCGCTCCGCGGCTTCATCACCCTCAACAGCCTCGCCCTGCTGGGCGTCATCCTGTGGTTCGGCGTCCAGATGGCGTGGCGCGTCCGCTTCCAGACCCTGGCCGGCCTGGAGATATCCATCGCCTGGGCCTACGCCGCCCTGCCGGTCGGCGCCTTCTTCTCGCTGCTGGCGGTGGTCGCCCACTATTTCGACCGGCGGGACGTGGAACTCAAAGGAGCCGCCGGGTGA
- a CDS encoding TRAP transporter large permease, which produces MSTTILVTMLVLFSLSVPIAISIGIASVVGIAGFTNLPLLLVAQQLFVSLDRYPLAAIPFFILAGNLMEVGGISTRLVDFAKSIVGGVQGGLACTCVLTCMIFAAVSGSSVATTFAIGAILIPAMVRHGYPAPFAAALQATSAELGVIIPPSIPMILYAVSAEVSIGELFIAGIGPGLLIAGALTAFVYVWCRIKGYGRDDQDGRLGIGAAAKRSALALLMPVVIIGGIYGGIFTPTEASVVAVFYALVVGLVIYREIRIADLGPILRKSVISSAIIMFIIATAGLFSFLINRAGIPVAVGEWLVQSMDGAVMFLLAVNAFLFVLGMFVETSAAIIVLAPILAPVAAHFGIDPIHFGLVMVVNLAMGMITPPFGVNLFAACQVANIPLDRIVRPLVPFVLVILACLMIVTFVPDVSLVFRNLLY; this is translated from the coding sequence GTGAGCACGACCATCCTCGTCACCATGCTGGTGCTGTTCTCGCTGAGCGTCCCGATCGCCATCTCGATCGGCATCGCCAGCGTCGTCGGCATCGCGGGTTTCACCAACCTGCCGCTGCTGCTGGTCGCCCAGCAGCTCTTCGTGTCGCTCGACCGCTATCCCCTGGCGGCGATCCCCTTCTTCATCCTGGCCGGCAACCTGATGGAGGTCGGCGGCATCTCGACCCGGCTGGTGGATTTCGCCAAGTCGATCGTCGGCGGCGTCCAGGGCGGGCTCGCCTGCACCTGCGTGCTGACCTGCATGATCTTCGCCGCCGTCTCCGGGTCCAGCGTCGCCACCACCTTCGCGATCGGCGCGATCCTGATCCCGGCCATGGTCAGGCACGGCTATCCCGCCCCCTTCGCGGCGGCCCTCCAGGCGACCTCGGCCGAGCTGGGGGTGATCATTCCGCCCTCGATACCGATGATCCTCTACGCGGTCTCGGCGGAAGTCTCAATCGGCGAGCTGTTCATCGCCGGGATCGGGCCGGGCCTCCTGATCGCCGGCGCCCTGACGGCCTTCGTCTATGTCTGGTGCCGCATCAAGGGCTACGGCCGCGACGACCAGGACGGCCGGCTGGGCATCGGCGCCGCCGCGAAGCGCTCCGCGCTGGCGCTCCTGATGCCGGTCGTGATCATCGGCGGCATCTATGGCGGCATCTTCACCCCGACCGAGGCGTCGGTGGTCGCGGTCTTCTACGCCCTGGTGGTGGGGCTGGTGATCTACCGCGAGATCAGGATCGCCGACCTGGGGCCGATCCTTCGGAAAAGCGTCATCTCGTCGGCGATCATCATGTTCATCATCGCGACGGCCGGCCTCTTCAGCTTCCTGATCAACCGGGCGGGCATCCCGGTCGCGGTGGGCGAGTGGCTGGTGCAGTCGATGGACGGCGCGGTCATGTTCCTGCTGGCGGTCAACGCCTTCCTGTTCGTGCTCGGCATGTTCGTGGAGACCTCGGCCGCGATCATCGTGCTGGCCCCGATCCTGGCCCCCGTCGCGGCCCATTTCGGGATCGATCCGATCCATTTCGGGCTCGTGATGGTGGTCAACCTCGCCATGGGCATGATCACGCCGCCGTTCGGGGTCAACCTGTTCGCCGCCTGCCAGGTCGCGAACATCCCGCTCGACCGGATCGTCCGGCCGCTGGTGCCCTTCGTGCTGGTGATCCTGGCCTGCCTGATGATCGTCACCTTCGTGCCCGACGTCTCCCTGGTGTTCCGGAACCTGCTGTACTGA
- a CDS encoding DUF72 domain-containing protein, whose amino-acid sequence MGQHPVYVGCAGWSIPSRHANLFPAEGSHLERYARSLPAVEINSSFYRPHKPETYARWATSVPDGFRFAVKVPKLITHERRLADPAEPLDRFLGEVRELGDRLGPLLVQLPPSLAFRRAVAEDFFALLRDRFDGGIACEPRHPSWFNDGPEALLERFRVARVAADPVAVPGGEAPGGWGGLVYRRLHGSPEIYHTDYGPERLATVEAALRRDSASAPAWCVFDNTALGAAPQNAWAVWSGLCSGERNPRRL is encoded by the coding sequence ATGGGTCAGCATCCGGTCTATGTCGGGTGTGCCGGCTGGTCGATCCCCAGCCGGCACGCCAACCTCTTCCCGGCCGAGGGAAGCCATCTGGAACGTTACGCGCGCAGCCTGCCGGCGGTGGAGATCAACAGTTCCTTCTACCGGCCGCACAAGCCCGAGACCTATGCCCGCTGGGCAACCTCGGTCCCGGACGGGTTCCGATTCGCGGTCAAGGTGCCCAAGCTGATCACCCACGAGCGCCGGCTGGCAGATCCCGCCGAGCCGCTCGACCGGTTCCTGGGCGAGGTCCGCGAACTCGGCGACCGCCTCGGGCCGCTGCTGGTCCAGCTGCCGCCGAGCCTGGCTTTCCGCCGCGCCGTCGCGGAGGATTTCTTCGCCCTCCTGCGCGATCGTTTCGACGGCGGCATCGCCTGCGAGCCCAGGCACCCGAGCTGGTTCAACGACGGTCCGGAAGCCCTGCTGGAGCGCTTCCGCGTGGCCCGCGTGGCCGCCGATCCGGTCGCGGTTCCCGGCGGCGAGGCGCCGGGCGGATGGGGCGGGCTGGTCTACAGGCGGCTCCACGGCTCGCCCGAGATTTATCACACCGACTACGGGCCGGAGCGGCTGGCCACCGTGGAAGCGGCCCTGCGAAGGGATTCCGCATCGGCGCCCGCCTGGTGCGTCTTCGACAACACCGCGCTGGGTGCCGCTCCCCAGAACGCCTGGGCCGTCTGGTCGGGACTTTGTTCGGGCGAGCGAAACCCGCGACGATTATAG
- a CDS encoding lytic transglycosylase domain-containing protein, translating to MVVGIAIGIAAALLSGCSSSPSERTGPAAQGGYAGGLAGDPWASHIAEASQRFDVPEPWIRAVMKVESGGRTHMNGRPIVSRAGAMGLMQVMPSTYEELRVKHGLGSDPFEPRDNILAGTAYLREMYEKFGSPGFLAAYNAGPGRYGEYLTGDRGLPSETRNYVAMISPQIDGIHPSRRVTDTLYAAATPPAIQSRTIPSRTVVAAAAAPPRARPVVTASAAPVPIAPVQIAPVPITPVPAAPIQQVAMVPANGPAGDWGIQVGAFRSPTESNKAVEDARRAVPDLLTPARVYVMEVNTPAGRLYRARLLGVTSASADRACARLTSQGSACMTVSPS from the coding sequence ATGGTCGTCGGGATCGCCATCGGCATCGCCGCGGCGCTGCTGAGCGGCTGCTCCAGCTCGCCGTCGGAACGGACGGGACCTGCGGCGCAGGGCGGCTACGCCGGGGGCCTCGCGGGCGATCCCTGGGCCTCGCACATCGCGGAGGCGTCTCAGCGGTTCGACGTGCCGGAACCCTGGATCAGGGCGGTGATGAAGGTCGAGAGCGGCGGGCGGACCCACATGAACGGGCGCCCCATCGTCAGCCGGGCCGGCGCCATGGGGCTGATGCAGGTCATGCCCTCCACCTACGAGGAACTGCGGGTCAAGCACGGGCTGGGATCGGACCCGTTCGAGCCGCGCGACAACATCCTGGCCGGCACCGCCTACCTGCGGGAGATGTACGAGAAGTTCGGCTCGCCCGGCTTCCTCGCCGCCTACAATGCCGGCCCCGGCCGGTACGGGGAATATCTGACCGGCGACCGCGGCCTGCCGTCGGAGACCCGCAACTACGTCGCGATGATCTCGCCCCAGATCGACGGCATCCACCCCTCGCGGCGCGTCACCGACACCCTGTATGCCGCGGCGACTCCTCCGGCCATCCAGTCCAGGACCATCCCGTCCAGGACCGTGGTCGCGGCGGCCGCCGCGCCGCCGCGCGCCCGCCCGGTCGTCACCGCCAGCGCCGCACCGGTTCCGATCGCCCCGGTCCAGATCGCCCCAGTTCCGATCACACCGGTCCCGGCGGCACCCATCCAGCAGGTCGCCATGGTTCCGGCCAACGGGCCGGCCGGGGATTGGGGCATCCAGGTCGGCGCCTTCCGCTCGCCGACGGAGAGCAACAAGGCGGTGGAGGATGCGCGCCGCGCCGTTCCCGATCTCCTGACCCCGGCGCGGGTCTATGTCATGGAAGTCAATACGCCGGCCGGACGCCTGTACCGCGCCCGGCTGCTCGGCGTCACCTCGGCCAGCGCCGACCGGGCCTGCGCGCGGCTGACCAGCCAGGGTTCGGCCTGCATGACGGTCTCCCCTTCCTGA
- a CDS encoding phospholipase D-like domain-containing protein, which produces MSVTRPILVPGRTCWRTEKANRLALIIDACDYFAAAKSAIARARHSIYMIGWDFDLRLKLDQGNPDVEEPDELGAFLKHTVNSRPGLQAYILKWDMALLFTLSRQILPILALDLMTQRRIHFRLDAQHPAGAAHHQKIIVIDDALAFCGGIDMTDSRWDTRDHAPDDEHRRLPDGSPYGPFHDVTTAVDGEAARALGELARERWFRATGARLPPPPPGELDPWPDRLKVTLRDIPISIARTSPRHGKFEEVREIERLYLAALMAAKHTVYMESQYMASHAIRDAIIKRLREPDGPEIVIVNPMTADGWLEQSAMDTARSLMVRQIREEDRHGRFRIYYPVNAAGTDIYVHAKVVAVDDWFLRVGSSNLNNRSMGFDTECDLAIEAIEGDDAADRIRETVTAFRNDLIAEHLDVSIATVEERFAAGQSLIEVIDGLRAEEGRTLVPLKIEELNEVQEQVVEARLLDPERPKQIERTLTHVVKRYATRPNLAALGAAAGLGIAAIAGSRLYARRFTARRTKDR; this is translated from the coding sequence ATGTCAGTTACGAGACCGATTCTTGTTCCAGGCCGAACCTGTTGGCGCACCGAGAAGGCCAACCGTCTTGCCCTGATCATCGATGCCTGCGATTATTTCGCGGCGGCGAAATCCGCGATCGCCCGCGCCCGCCACTCGATCTACATGATCGGCTGGGATTTCGACCTTCGGCTGAAGCTCGACCAGGGCAACCCCGACGTGGAGGAGCCGGACGAACTCGGCGCCTTCCTCAAGCACACGGTGAACAGCCGGCCGGGGCTGCAGGCCTATATCCTGAAATGGGACATGGCGCTGCTGTTCACGCTCAGCCGCCAGATCCTGCCGATCCTGGCGCTCGACCTGATGACGCAGCGGCGCATCCATTTCCGGCTGGACGCCCAGCATCCGGCCGGCGCCGCCCACCACCAGAAGATCATCGTGATCGACGACGCGCTGGCCTTCTGCGGCGGCATCGACATGACCGACTCGCGCTGGGACACCCGCGACCACGCGCCGGACGACGAGCACCGCCGGCTGCCCGACGGGTCGCCCTACGGCCCGTTCCACGACGTCACCACCGCGGTGGACGGGGAAGCGGCCCGCGCCCTGGGCGAACTGGCGCGGGAGCGCTGGTTCCGCGCCACCGGCGCCCGGCTTCCGCCGCCGCCGCCGGGCGAACTCGATCCCTGGCCGGACCGGCTGAAGGTGACCCTGCGGGATATCCCCATCTCGATCGCGCGCACCTCGCCGCGCCACGGCAAGTTCGAGGAAGTCCGCGAGATCGAGCGGCTCTACCTCGCAGCCTTGATGGCCGCGAAGCATACGGTCTACATGGAAAGCCAGTACATGGCGTCGCACGCGATCCGCGACGCCATCATCAAGCGGCTGCGCGAGCCGGACGGCCCGGAGATCGTCATCGTCAACCCGATGACGGCCGACGGCTGGCTGGAGCAGTCCGCCATGGATACCGCGCGGTCCTTGATGGTGCGGCAGATCCGCGAGGAGGATCGCCATGGCCGGTTCCGCATCTACTACCCCGTCAACGCGGCCGGGACGGACATCTATGTCCACGCCAAGGTGGTCGCGGTCGACGACTGGTTCCTGCGGGTCGGTTCGTCCAACCTCAACAACCGGTCCATGGGCTTCGACACCGAATGCGACCTCGCGATCGAGGCGATCGAAGGCGACGATGCCGCCGACCGGATCCGGGAAACCGTGACCGCCTTCCGCAATGACCTGATCGCGGAACACCTGGACGTGTCCATCGCGACGGTGGAGGAGAGGTTCGCCGCCGGCCAGTCCCTGATCGAGGTCATCGACGGGTTGCGGGCAGAGGAGGGACGGACGCTGGTCCCGTTGAAGATCGAGGAACTGAACGAGGTCCAGGAGCAGGTGGTCGAGGCCCGGCTGCTGGACCCCGAGCGCCCGAAGCAGATCGAACGCACCCTGACCCACGTGGTCAAGAGATATGCCACCCGGCCGAACCTTGCGGCGCTGGGCGCCGCGGCCGGGCTGGGCATCGCCGCCATTGCCGGCAGCCGCCTCTATGCCAGGCGTTTCACGGCCCGGCGCACCAAGGATCGCTGA
- a CDS encoding PAS domain-containing protein: MNPSTSIEQSRQDGVFLSGWRLPRQANVSLKRLHGYWLSRCPSGMALPRRRDIDPADFPAPLQNILLLNVHDGEPWFTHRVAGAKLSWLQRRPMTGQPLGAGLPESQRLSAVARAREVALAQEPRYRSGDLGWCGRDYLNFEELLLPLAGPDGSTAMILGILMVLDPHGREC; the protein is encoded by the coding sequence ATGAACCCCTCTACATCCATCGAGCAGAGCCGCCAGGACGGTGTCTTCCTATCCGGGTGGCGGCTTCCCCGGCAGGCCAACGTCAGCCTGAAGCGTCTCCATGGGTACTGGCTGTCCCGATGCCCGTCCGGCATGGCGCTGCCCCGGCGGCGCGACATCGATCCCGCCGATTTTCCGGCGCCGCTGCAGAACATCCTTCTGCTCAACGTGCATGACGGCGAGCCGTGGTTCACCCACCGCGTGGCCGGCGCGAAGCTGTCCTGGCTGCAGCGCCGTCCCATGACCGGGCAGCCCTTGGGAGCCGGCCTTCCCGAGTCCCAGCGGCTATCCGCCGTCGCCCGGGCGAGGGAAGTCGCGCTGGCCCAGGAGCCCCGGTACCGCTCGGGCGACCTGGGCTGGTGCGGCCGGGACTACCTGAATTTCGAGGAGCTTCTGCTGCCCCTGGCCGGGCCGGACGGCTCCACGGCCATGATCCTCGGCATCCTGATGGTGCTCGATCCCCACGGACGGGAATGCTGA
- a CDS encoding class I SAM-dependent methyltransferase yields MTTQHQVLPDAALERARWTASGPAWDRWSDPMADMADRLNLPLLDACGVMPGEAVLDLASGAGEPALSAAKRVGPGGSVHGVDLVEAMLAGAVRRASAFDGPPPRFTVGDMTALPFADGQFDGVTCRFGIMFVPDTRACLAETVRVLRPHGKAAFMVWGPLADNTLFRELDQAVTEILGPDPADALAPLFRFDQPGTLARLMEESGLRDVSEQSLRPTARVPLEKPFWRASLDMAFAPRISAAPADSRERLDAAITARFAALAVEGICALHLHAMIVSGERG; encoded by the coding sequence GTGACCACACAGCATCAAGTCCTGCCCGACGCAGCCCTTGAACGCGCGCGCTGGACCGCCAGCGGACCGGCCTGGGACCGATGGTCGGATCCGATGGCGGACATGGCCGACCGGCTGAACCTGCCGCTGCTCGACGCGTGCGGCGTGATGCCGGGCGAGGCCGTGCTCGACCTCGCGTCCGGCGCCGGGGAGCCGGCCTTGAGTGCCGCGAAGCGCGTGGGCCCGGGCGGGAGCGTGCACGGCGTGGACCTGGTCGAGGCGATGCTGGCCGGCGCCGTCCGGCGCGCGTCGGCCTTCGACGGGCCGCCGCCGCGGTTCACCGTCGGCGACATGACGGCCCTGCCGTTCGCGGACGGGCAGTTCGACGGGGTGACCTGCCGGTTCGGCATCATGTTCGTACCGGACACCCGGGCGTGCCTGGCCGAGACGGTGCGGGTCCTTCGCCCCCACGGCAAGGCGGCCTTCATGGTCTGGGGACCGCTGGCCGACAACACCCTGTTCCGCGAACTGGACCAGGCGGTGACGGAGATCCTGGGTCCGGACCCGGCCGACGCCCTGGCTCCCCTGTTCCGCTTCGACCAGCCGGGAACCCTTGCCCGGCTGATGGAGGAGAGCGGACTGCGCGACGTTTCGGAGCAGTCGCTCCGCCCGACCGCCCGGGTGCCGCTGGAAAAGCCGTTCTGGCGCGCCTCGCTGGACATGGCCTTCGCGCCCCGGATCTCGGCGGCGCCGGCGGACAGCCGGGAACGTCTGGACGCGGCGATCACCGCGCGTTTCGCCGCCCTGGCGGTGGAAGGCATCTGCGCGCTCCACCTGCACGCGATGATCGTTTCCGGGGAGAGGGGCTGA
- a CDS encoding ABC transporter permease: protein MILPKVGRLPAHILSLLVLVALWQAASIATASRLLPGPAAVAARLMDEILRGGLLFDLAVTLGRVCASFVIAMAIGTALGIAMGRLRLLDRLLDGWLVLFLNVPALVTIILAYVWFGLTEAAAISAVAVNKIPNVVVTLREGARALDRDYLEMAEAYRLGPAKTLRHIVLPQLYPFLLAAARSGLALIWKIVLVVELLGRSNGMGFQLQVLFQLFDVTGILSYTAAFIIVVQVIEFAVLQPLEIRASRWRR, encoded by the coding sequence ATGATTTTGCCGAAAGTGGGCCGCCTGCCGGCCCACATCCTGTCGCTCCTGGTCCTGGTGGCGCTGTGGCAGGCGGCATCGATCGCGACGGCCAGCCGCCTGTTGCCCGGACCGGCGGCCGTCGCCGCGCGCCTGATGGACGAGATCCTGCGGGGCGGTCTGCTTTTCGACCTCGCCGTGACCCTCGGGCGGGTCTGCGCGAGCTTCGTCATCGCGATGGCGATCGGGACGGCGCTGGGGATCGCGATGGGCCGGCTCCGGCTGCTCGACCGGCTGCTGGACGGCTGGCTGGTGCTTTTCCTCAATGTCCCGGCGCTGGTGACGATCATCCTGGCCTATGTCTGGTTCGGCCTGACGGAGGCGGCGGCGATCTCGGCGGTCGCCGTCAACAAGATTCCCAACGTGGTCGTGACCCTGCGCGAAGGCGCCCGCGCCCTGGACCGCGACTACCTGGAAATGGCCGAGGCCTATCGGCTCGGTCCGGCCAAGACCCTGCGTCACATCGTCCTGCCGCAGCTCTATCCGTTCCTGCTGGCGGCGGCGCGTTCGGGCCTCGCCCTGATCTGGAAGATCGTCCTGGTCGTGGAGTTGCTGGGCCGCAGCAACGGCATGGGCTTCCAGCTGCAGGTGCTTTTCCAGCTGTTCGACGTCACCGGCATCCTCTCCTATACCGCGGCGTTCATCATCGTCGTGCAGGTCATCGAGTTCGCCGTGCTACAGCCCCTGGAAATCAGGGCGTCGCGCTGGCGGCGCTGA